The Rubrobacter aplysinae genome segment GCACGTGGCCCGCGCCCGCGTGCTGGTCTTCGTGCTGGACGCTAGCGAGGACCCCGAGGGCTCCGAAGGGGTGCTGTGGGCGGAGCTCGCCGCCGCCGGGCTGTCGGAGAAGCCGGTGGTGGTCGCGCTGAACAAGGTGGATCTCCTCGACGACGAGCTAAGAGACTACCTGCGGGAAAGCTTCCCGGGTGCCTTGCACGTATCCGCCCAGACCGGAGAGGGGTTGCAAGAGTTGCGGGAGCTTCTCGAAGAGAAGGTGCGCGAGCTCGCCGAAGCGCCCGGGGAGACAGACGAGGATCACACGGTATACCGACCTTCGTGGAACGGGCTGCGGGTCGAGCGCGACGAGGCCGGACGCTACGTGGTGCTCGGGGCCGAGGCGGAGAGGATCGCGCTAAAGACCGACTGGGAGAACCGGGAGGCGCTGGAGCACTTCCAACGCGAGCTCGAACGTCAGGGGATCGTCGGGGCGCTGAGGCGCGCCGGGGCCGAGGAAGGGGATGAGATCCGGATCGGAGAGCAGGTGTTCGACTTCCAGTGAGCCAAGACGTGAGCCAGGACGCCGCGGGGGAGAGGGTAGGCATATTCGGCGGCACCTTCGACCCCATACACCAGGGACATCTGATCATCGCCGAGCAGGTAATGGAGAGCCTCGGGCTGTCGCGGGTCCTGTTCGTGCCCGGCGGTATACCGCCCCACAAGGAGGCTTCGAGCATCATGGCGGCTACGGGAGACCGGGTCGCCCTGGTAGAGGCCGCGATAGCCGGTAACGAGTCCTTCGTGCTAGATCTCACGGAGGTCGAGGCCGGTAGGAAGATGTACAGCCACGAGACCGTCCGGCTGTTAAAAGATAGCTATGAGGCCGAGGAGTGGTACTTCATAAGCGGCGCCGACGAGGTGGCGAACCTCCCATTCTGGAAGGAGCCGGACCGGCTGCTCAAAGAGGTTTACATGGTCGCAGCCACCCGGCCCGGTCACGAGTTCTCGGAGCTAGAGAGCCTGGCCGGAGAGCTAGAGAATTACCATCGTATCTTGCACGTGGAGTGCTCCCGGGTGGACATCTCCGCCACGGGCATCCGCGAGCGGCTCGCTGGCGGCAGGACGATACGCTACCTGGTGCCGGAGAGGGTGAACGAGGAGATCCTGCAGCGCGGGCTCTACGGAGTCTACGGGTCAAACGAGGCGAGCTTAAAAGATGTGCAAGAAGTACGAGACTTACACAAAGACGTACACAAAGGAGAGAGCATGGACCAGGAGACACGAGGCAGCCGCAGAGAGGAGACGGTTTGACGAGCAATATTAGGAGAATGAGGAAGACGAGGGGGGAGAGGTCTTGAGCCGCGACGAGTCCACCGCCCGAAGGGAGCCCGGCACACCCGAAGAGGCCGAGGAGGTCACCTACCACATGGCGACCACGGCGGCCGGGGCCGCCAACGGAATGTTCGCCGAGGATGTCCTGATCATGGACATGCGCGAGGCCGTCTCGTACACGGACTACTTCGTGGTCGCTGGCGCGGAGACCGAGCGTCAGACCCGGCGCATCGCCGATGAGGTGATCGAGAAGATGAACGAGGCCGGATACCGTCCAACCTCCCGGCGTATCGGGGAGGAGACCCAGTGGGTCAGCCTCGACTACCTGGACGTGGTCGTACACGTGTTTACCTCGGAGGCCCGGGATTTCTACCGGCTGGAGTCGTACTGGAAGGGCGTCCCGCGGGAGCGTTGGGAGGATTAACCCGGCCCGCGCGGGCTACGTGAACCGATCCCCCGAGCCTCGTTGACATAGCCGGGGGCGGCAAATATACTCCCGAGAGTCTCAAGGGGCCATAGCTCAGTCGGGAGAGCGCCTCGCTGGCAGCGAGGAGGTCGTGGGTTCGAGTCCCACTGGCTCCACTCTAAACTTCCATGTCTCGGACCGAAACTCTGTGGGGAGTACGGTGCCCGGTTGGGACTTCGAAAGCGCGACTACCCGGAATAGCCGCTCCACCCGCAGGCGTTTCCGCCTGCCGGACCACCTGACGCGATACAAGCCCCAGATAACCGTATCCAGCCTGGTCGTGATCCTGCTTCTTGGCGGAGCATTCTATTCGGCCCGTCTCTCGGAAAGCGCGCCCGAGGTCGTCTACAGCGCCTCGCTGGAGGAGGTCGCCGAGGAGTCCGGCGAGCCGCTGCGCGTGGACCTGAACACCGCCGACGGAGAGGCGCTTCAGGACCTGCCGGGCGTGGGGCCCGCCACAGCGGAGGACATCATAGACTACCGCCGCTCCAACGGCCTCTTCGGCTCCGTCGAGGAGCTGGAGGAGGTGGACGGCATAGGCCCCAAGACGCTCGAAGAGATCGAGCCCCTTGCAGAGGTCTGAGCGGGAGACCACCGGGGACAGAGTCCCGGATCTTCTGGGCCTGGATCTCGGCCCGCCGGTATGTCTGGATGCGTGGGCTATAACGTTTGTCGCGGGTCTCGTTGCGGCCACCGTGGCGCCGATGTTCGTGCCCGCGCTTCTTCTGGCGTGCGTCGTGCTGTGCGCGGGGGCGGCGTTTTGGCGGAGCCTCGTACCCGAACGATGGCGGGTGATGGCCCTGATCTCACCGCTATTCTTGCTGGCCGGGGTCGGCGCGTCGGCCCTCCACACCGCCGGCCCGGACCCTCTTGGAGAGCTCGCCGCTCTCGCACCGGGTGAGGTCTCCGTCGTCGGAAGGATCGCGTCGCCGCCGGAGCCCGGCGGTGTCGGGTACGGGGCGAACCTGCTCGTGGACAGGCTGGACTATGACGGTCGTGAGCTCATCTCGGGCGGCAGGCTCCGGGTGCAGGCGCCGAACCTGAGCGTGGGGGTCGGTGATGAGGTCCGGGTCTCGGGTGAGATCTCCACCCCCGACCCTTCCGGCGATTTCGACTACGGAAGATACCTGGACACAAAAGGCATAAGCGGCTTGCTGTATGCTCGCAGCGTGGAGCCGGTCGAGGGAGGCGGTGGTTGGATCGGCACGATACACGAGCGCACGGACGAGGCCCTCGGGTATGGCCTGCGACCCGACGAGGCAGCCATAGTGCGCGGGATGGTCATCGGCGACCGCTCCCGCATCTCCGAGGAGACCGAGGAAGACTTCCGCCGCTCCGGCATCACCCACATCCTGGCCATCTCCGGTATGCACGTCGCGGTGCTCTCGGCGGCGGTGTATTTTCTGCTGCGAAGTCTGGCCGTGCCGCTCATGGCGCGTAACCCCGCTACGATAGCCCTGGTGTGGCTGTACGTGGTGGTCGCCGGAGCGCCGCCTTCGGCGGTGCGCGCCGCCGTGGTGGCTACGCTCGTGCTCCTCGCGCCACTGCTAGGGCGGCAGATCTCCCCGCTCCACTTCATGACTACCATGCTCGCCGCGGTCCTGGCATACAATCCGCAGCTCGTCTACAACGTCGGCTTCCAGCTCTCGGTGACCGCGGTGCTCGGCATCCTGCTACTCCGCAAGCCCTTCATAAAGATGTTCGAGCGCACCCTGTTCCGGCCCTTCCGAAAACCGAACGACGTTCTGTTGAACCTGCTCGCCGTCTCCCTGGCGGCCCAGGTCTCGACCGCCCCAATAATCGCGGCGAGCTTCGGGCTGGTCTCCGTGGTCGGGCTGGTGACGAACCTCGTGGCCGTGCCGCTCGCCGGCCCGATCCTCGCGCTCGGAATGACGGGTTCGGTGTTAGGCAACCTCTTCCCGTTCCTGGCGTATCCGGTAAACGCCGCCAACGGGTTTCTCGTCACCGTCGTCGAGGCCGCCGCCTCGGCTATGTCCTCCCTGCCTTTCGCTGCCGTCGAGACCGGCGGGGTCGGGTTGACTATGGTGGCCCTCTTCTACGCCGGGGCCGCTCCCGCCGCGCTCTCGGAGAGCATGCTGTCCGAGGACCGGTGGCCGCACGTCGGCGCCCTGCTCGTCCTGTGGACCGCGCTGTGGCTGACGCTGGCGGCTACCGGAGCTTAGCCGACAGCGGTGGGAGCCATTAGAATACCGGTATGTCCGTCTATCTGATGCTCGGCGACGACGAGGAGCGCAAGGCTCGTGGGGTGGAGAAGTTTCGGGCCGGGCGCCAGACCGACGCCTACGATGCCGCCGACACCTCGCCGGAGACCGTGATCTCCGCCTGCAACTCATACTCGCTCTTTGGCGACGGGTCGTTCGTGGTGCTGCGCAATCTGGACGCCTGGAACGCCGCCCAGAAGGCGAAGATAGTCGAGTACCTGAAGAGCCCCTCGCCCGAGGCGGATCTCGTCCTGATAGGCAAGAAGCTCGGGGCCCGCGAGAAGCTGCTTTCGGCGGTCAAGGAGGCCGGCGAGGTGTACGAGCTGGATCAGCCGACCGGCAAGGCGCTCGTGAAGTGGGTGGCCGGGTACGCCCGGGATCAGGGCATCGCGCTGCCCGAGCCCGTGGCCCAGGAGCTCATAACCCGGTGCTCCTCCGACAAGAGCCGGCTCGCGCGCGAGTCGGAGAAGATCTCACTCTACGTCGCCGCAGACGGCAGGGAGGAGGCAACGCTGGAGGACGTTGCGGCCCTGTGCCCGCCGGACCTGCAGTCGAACATCTTCGCCTTTGTGGACGCCCTGGCCGCCGGGGACCGGAGCCGGGCGCTAAACATGCTGGAGGCTCTATCGGGTAGCGGCGAGCCTCCGCTGAGGCTCGCCTACATGGTACGGCGCCAGTTCCAGATGCTGGCCCGATCGGCGTCTCTGCGCGGGCGCGGCTCGCCCCAGAAGGAGATAGCCTCCACGCTCAAGATACCGCCCTTCGTCGCCAAAAAGCTCGAAGAGCAGGGCCGGAGGCTCGATGAAGAGGAGATGGAACGGGCGCTAGAGACGATCACCCGCCTCGAACTCGGGCTCAAGGGCGGCAGCGACCTCCCGGACGAGCTGCAGATGGAGCGCGCCGTGATACAGCTCTCCGCCGGGCGCTCCTGAGCCCAACCGGCACTAAAAAGCCCCGATCCGTAGAGACCGGGGCTGAATATCCTGCTGGCTTATGCTTCGGAGGCTCTAGGAAGCACTCTTCGCCTTCTCCAGCGCCTGGTCGTAGCGGCTTACGCTGCGCGAGGCGCGGTTCGGGTGTATGACGCCCTTCTGCGCGGCCTTGTCCATCTCGGACTGCGATATGTTGCGCAGCCGCTCGGCGTTCTCCAGGTCTCCCCGGTTTACGGCCTTGTAGAAGTCCTTGGAAAGGTTCCTCAGCCTGGTGCGCAGGCCGCGGTTACGGACGAACTTGCGGGCGTTCTGCCGGTCTCGCTTTGATGGTGCGGGCATTTTGCTGCTCCTCGTATCTCAAAGTTATTTGCTGCTGTTCATGGCTATCCGCCACCGCGCGGTCACGGAGCGGCATCGATTCTGCGCTCAACCCTAAGAATCTAGCACAGCCTGAACCGGGCGGCAATCGTGTTAGACTCGCGAGCGTGAGTAATATCGAGCAGACCCGCAACTTTTGCATAATAGCCCACATAGACCACGGCAAGAGCACGCTGGCCGACCGGCTCCTGGATCTGACCGACGCGGTGCCCGAGCGGGAGCGCATGGAGCAGGTCTTGGACACCATGGAGCTTGAGCGCGAGCGGGGCATCACCATCAAGGCGCAGGCCGTGCGGCTCTTGCACAACCGCCCCGACGGCGAGTGGCAGCTAAACCTCATAGATACGCCGGGTCACGTGGACTTCGGCTACGAGGTTTCGCGGGCGATAGCCGCCTGCGAGGGGGCTTTGCTCGTCGTGGACGCGAGCCAGGGGATACAGGCCCAGACGCTGGCGAACCTGTACCTGGCGATGGAGCACGAGCTCGAGATCATCCCGGTGCTGAACAAGATAGACCTGCCAAACGCTGAGGTAGACGCGGTGATGCAGGAGCTCACGGAGCTCATCGGAGTCGAGGAGTCGGACGTGATGAAGATCTCGGCCAAGACCGGCGACGGCGTTCCGGAGCTAATAGACGCCATTGTGGACCGGGTACCGGGACCGGCGACCAAGTACGACGAGACCCGCGCGCTCGTGTTCGACTCCGTCTACGACGCGTACCGGGGCATCATCTCGCTCGTCAGGCTCTTCGACGGCTCACTGAAGAAGGGCGACCGGGTGCAGGCGATGGGCAGCGAGGAGTACTTCGACCTCCTGGAGGTCGGATGCTACTCGCCCAAACCCAAGGCGCTGCCGGAGATCAACGTGGGCGAGGTCGGCTACCTAGTTGCCGGCCTCAAGGATATAGAGGCGCTGCGCGTCGGCGACACCGTGACCGTCGTTGACGACCCCGCGCCGGAGCCGCTACCGGGCTACGACAAGGCGCTGCCAACGGTGTTCAGCGGCCTGTACCCGACCGACGGAGACGAGTTCGAGAAGCTGCGCGGAGCCTTGCAGCGCCTACAGCTAAACGACGCCTCGTTGTTCTTCGAGCCCGAGAACTCCAGGATGGGCTTCGGTTTCCGGTGCGGCTTTCTCGGGCTTTTGCACATGGAGATCGTGCAAGAGCGGCTTGAGCGGGAGTTTGGCATAGACCTCATAGTCTCCTCGCCGAGCGCCCGCTATGAGGTCGTGGAGAACGGCGAGACGTGGGAGATCACGAACCCGAGCGAGCTGTCCGAGAGTGTGGATGAGATCCGGGAGCCGGTTGTACGGGCCACGATTATCGCCCCGAAGGAGTACATCGGGCAGGTAATGGAGCTGTGTCACGAGCGGCGCGGGACCTCCATCGGGATGGAGTACATCTCGACGCTGCGGGTACAGCTAACCTACGATTTGCCGCTAGCCGAGATCATCACCGACTTCTTCGACGTGCTTAAGAGCCGCACGAAGGGTTACGCCTCCTTCGACTACGATCCGAAGGGCTACGAGGCCTCGGATCTCGTCAAGGTCGAGGTGCTGGTGTCCGGTGACCCGGTGGATGCGCTCTCGATGATCGTGCACCGTGACAAGGCCTATCAGCGGGGCAAGGCGCTGGTCGAGAAGTTGCAGGAGATGATCCCACGCCAGCAGTTCGAGGTTCCGGTGCAGGCGGCGGTCGGCAAGCGGATAATCGCCCGCGAGACCGTGCGGGCCTACCGCAAGGACGTTACCGGAAAGTGCTACGGCGGCGACATCAGCCGCAAGCGAAAGCTCCTTGAGAAGCAGAAGGCCGGTAAACGCCGCATGAAGCAGGTCGGAAACGTCGAGATACCCCAGGAAGCGTTTCTCGCCGCGCTCAAGATCTGAGCAGAGATCAACCCTTCGCCAGCGCCTCAGCTCGGAATGACGACCGGGTCCGGTACCGGAAACCACCATGATAAAATTCGCCGGATATGGACCACATGAACCTCTCCGAGAGACAACGGGAGATACTCCTCAAGACGCTGGAGCTATACATCTCCACCGGCACTCCCGTGGGGAGCGCGGCGCTCGCGGACTTCGTGGAGGCCAGCGGCTCGACGGTCCGCGCCGAGCTGTCGGCGCTGGAGTCGGTGGGGCTTCTGACACACCCGCACACCTCGTCGGGGCGGGTGCCGACCGACGCCGGATATCGTTTCTACGTGGACTCCCTGATGGGCGGCCGGTCTCAACTGGACGCGCTCTTCGACACGCCGGAGGGCTACGGCAACGTGGACGAGCTTTTGCAAGGCGTCTCCGAGGGGATGTCCGAGGTCTCCCGGCTGCTCGCGGTGGTCGCCGGGCCCAGCGTGCTCGGAGATTCCGTGGCAAGGGTGGATTACCTGCTACCCCGGGGCGTGAGGACGGAAGAACGGCGGGAGCTGTTGCTCGTGGTCACCATGACGAGCGGGGCATCCTCCACGGCCCGGGTGCCGGTTCCGGATCAGGTCGGAGAGACCGAGCTGCGGGAGCTCGTGGACGCCCTGAACACCTGGATCGGGGACCGCTCCGTGGAGCCGGGCCGGATCAGCGACGGCCTGGTGCGCGACGCCCGGCGGGCGCTCTCGGACTACAATCCCTACGTGGTGGGTGCGGTGCTCGAAGCTGTGGAGGTTCTCGGGCGGGCCACGGACCGCGGGGTATTCGTGCAGGGCGGCTCGGCACTGCTCGCCCGGCTGGACGATCTGGACCCATCGAGCCTGTCGGCGGTGGTGGAGATCTTCGAGCGCAGACGCTGGCTGCTGCATCTGATGGGCGACGCGCTCCAGCGGTCCGTCTCCCAGGACGGGGTGGTCGTATCGATCGGGGCCGAGAGCGGTTTCGATAACCTCTCGGGCACGAGCCTCGTCGCCGCCGCGTACAACCACCGGGAGCGCCCCTACGGGGTCGTTAGCCTCATAGGCCCCAAGCGGATGGACTATGATTCCGCGATCTCGACGGTCCGCTCGGCCGCCGACGCTTTAACGTACTGCCTGAACTCAAGATTCTAAGGACTTATAAATAGATGCCGACCAAGCGTGACTACTACGAGGTCCTGGGTGTGTCCCGGGGGGCCTCAGATCAGGACATAAAGAAGGCCTACCGCCGTCAGGCCCGGGACCATCACCCGGACGCCAACCCAGAGGACTCCGGGGCCGAGGAGCGTTTCAAGGAGCTGACCGAGGCCTACGAGGTGCTCTCCAACCCCGAGAGCCGCCAGGCCTACGACACCTATGGCCACGAGGTGCCCCGCGGCGGTGGCGGCGGGGGCGGAGACCCGTTCGGCGGGTTCGGGGACATCTTCGAGACCTTCTTCGGCGACCGTTTCGGCGGGGGCGGATCGTTCTTCGGCGGCGGGGGCCGGAGCGCCGGGCCCCGCAGGGGCGCGGACGCCGAGGCCGAGGTGGAGCTTTCGCTGCAGGAGGCCGCGTTCGGTGCTTCGCGGGATGTGAACGTGCAGCTCGTGAGCAACTGCCCGGTCTGCGAGGGTACCGGTGGCGAGAAGACCCACACCTGCGGCACCTGTGGAGGCGCCGGCGCGGTGAGGAACACGCGCCAGAGCATGCTGGGACAGATGATAACAGAAGAGGTCTGTCCCGGCTGCAGCGGCCGGGGCCGCGTTATCGAGGTCGGCTGTGAGAACTGCCGCCAGAGCGGGCGCGTCTCCGAGGTGGTCACGAAGCACATAGACATCCCGGAAGGCATAGACTCCGGTATGCGGCTCCGGGTCTCCGGGGCCGGGCACGCCGGTGAGCCCGGAGCTCCTCCCGGCGACCTGTACGTGGACATCGCGGTCAAGGAGGACCCCGAGCTCATGCGCGACGGGGAAGACCTCATACACCGCATGCGGGTCAGCTTCGTCGAGGCCTCTCTCGGCACCGAGGTGGAGGTCCCGACCCTAGAAGGGACGACGGAGGTGCGGGTGGAGCCCGGCTCCCAGCCCGGCTCCACGATAACGTTGCGCGGTGAAGGCATGCCGCGTCTGAGGCGCCGGGGGCGGGGCGACCTGAAGGTGCTCGTGGACGTGATGGTCCCGACCCGCCTCAGCTCCGAGCAGCGCGACCTCCTGAAGAGGTTCGAGGAGGCCAGCGGCGAGGAGACCTACAACGGCACCGGCGCCTCGTTCTTTGACCGTCTGAGGGGTGTCTTCCGATAGCGGACGCAGAGTTATCCGGCGCCGGTGTGCGCGACACGGGAGGCCCATCGGGCGCCTCGGCCAAAACCCGCGTCTTTCTCGGCTCGGAGGCCGGGGTTGGCGAGCGGGTGGAGCTACCGGACGACGAGGCGCATCACATCTTCAAGGTGCTTCGGGCCCGGCCCGGGGACGTCATAGAGGTGGTGACCTCGGGTCGGATCTTGATGCTGGCCGAGGTCCACGGCGACGCCCGGCGGGCGGAGGCCGGTATCCTGGAGGAGATACAGCTCCCGGAAGGTTCTGAGGAGAGCCGGGTCCGGGTAACGTTGTATCAGGCGGTGCCGA includes the following:
- a CDS encoding ComEC/Rec2 family competence protein translates to MQRSERETTGDRVPDLLGLDLGPPVCLDAWAITFVAGLVAATVAPMFVPALLLACVVLCAGAAFWRSLVPERWRVMALISPLFLLAGVGASALHTAGPDPLGELAALAPGEVSVVGRIASPPEPGGVGYGANLLVDRLDYDGRELISGGRLRVQAPNLSVGVGDEVRVSGEISTPDPSGDFDYGRYLDTKGISGLLYARSVEPVEGGGGWIGTIHERTDEALGYGLRPDEAAIVRGMVIGDRSRISEETEEDFRRSGITHILAISGMHVAVLSAAVYFLLRSLAVPLMARNPATIALVWLYVVVAGAPPSAVRAAVVATLVLLAPLLGRQISPLHFMTTMLAAVLAYNPQLVYNVGFQLSVTAVLGILLLRKPFIKMFERTLFRPFRKPNDVLLNLLAVSLAAQVSTAPIIAASFGLVSVVGLVTNLVAVPLAGPILALGMTGSVLGNLFPFLAYPVNAANGFLVTVVEAAASAMSSLPFAAVETGGVGLTMVALFYAGAAPAALSESMLSEDRWPHVGALLVLWTALWLTLAATGA
- a CDS encoding HrcA family transcriptional regulator, whose amino-acid sequence is MNLSERQREILLKTLELYISTGTPVGSAALADFVEASGSTVRAELSALESVGLLTHPHTSSGRVPTDAGYRFYVDSLMGGRSQLDALFDTPEGYGNVDELLQGVSEGMSEVSRLLAVVAGPSVLGDSVARVDYLLPRGVRTEERRELLLVVTMTSGASSTARVPVPDQVGETELRELVDALNTWIGDRSVEPGRISDGLVRDARRALSDYNPYVVGAVLEAVEVLGRATDRGVFVQGGSALLARLDDLDPSSLSAVVEIFERRRWLLHLMGDALQRSVSQDGVVVSIGAESGFDNLSGTSLVAAAYNHRERPYGVVSLIGPKRMDYDSAISTVRSAADALTYCLNSRF
- the holA gene encoding DNA polymerase III subunit delta encodes the protein MSVYLMLGDDEERKARGVEKFRAGRQTDAYDAADTSPETVISACNSYSLFGDGSFVVLRNLDAWNAAQKAKIVEYLKSPSPEADLVLIGKKLGAREKLLSAVKEAGEVYELDQPTGKALVKWVAGYARDQGIALPEPVAQELITRCSSDKSRLARESEKISLYVAADGREEATLEDVAALCPPDLQSNIFAFVDALAAGDRSRALNMLEALSGSGEPPLRLAYMVRRQFQMLARSASLRGRGSPQKEIASTLKIPPFVAKKLEEQGRRLDEEEMERALETITRLELGLKGGSDLPDELQMERAVIQLSAGRS
- the rsfS gene encoding ribosome silencing factor, with product MSRDESTARREPGTPEEAEEVTYHMATTAAGAANGMFAEDVLIMDMREAVSYTDYFVVAGAETERQTRRIADEVIEKMNEAGYRPTSRRIGEETQWVSLDYLDVVVHVFTSEARDFYRLESYWKGVPRERWED
- the nadD gene encoding nicotinate-nucleotide adenylyltransferase, which gives rise to MSQDAAGERVGIFGGTFDPIHQGHLIIAEQVMESLGLSRVLFVPGGIPPHKEASSIMAATGDRVALVEAAIAGNESFVLDLTEVEAGRKMYSHETVRLLKDSYEAEEWYFISGADEVANLPFWKEPDRLLKEVYMVAATRPGHEFSELESLAGELENYHRILHVECSRVDISATGIRERLAGGRTIRYLVPERVNEEILQRGLYGVYGSNEASLKDVQEVRDLHKDVHKGESMDQETRGSRREETV
- the lepA gene encoding translation elongation factor 4; the encoded protein is MSNIEQTRNFCIIAHIDHGKSTLADRLLDLTDAVPERERMEQVLDTMELERERGITIKAQAVRLLHNRPDGEWQLNLIDTPGHVDFGYEVSRAIAACEGALLVVDASQGIQAQTLANLYLAMEHELEIIPVLNKIDLPNAEVDAVMQELTELIGVEESDVMKISAKTGDGVPELIDAIVDRVPGPATKYDETRALVFDSVYDAYRGIISLVRLFDGSLKKGDRVQAMGSEEYFDLLEVGCYSPKPKALPEINVGEVGYLVAGLKDIEALRVGDTVTVVDDPAPEPLPGYDKALPTVFSGLYPTDGDEFEKLRGALQRLQLNDASLFFEPENSRMGFGFRCGFLGLLHMEIVQERLEREFGIDLIVSSPSARYEVVENGETWEITNPSELSESVDEIREPVVRATIIAPKEYIGQVMELCHERRGTSIGMEYISTLRVQLTYDLPLAEIITDFFDVLKSRTKGYASFDYDPKGYEASDLVKVEVLVSGDPVDALSMIVHRDKAYQRGKALVEKLQEMIPRQQFEVPVQAAVGKRIIARETVRAYRKDVTGKCYGGDISRKRKLLEKQKAGKRRMKQVGNVEIPQEAFLAALKI
- the rpsT gene encoding 30S ribosomal protein S20, which translates into the protein MPAPSKRDRQNARKFVRNRGLRTRLRNLSKDFYKAVNRGDLENAERLRNISQSEMDKAAQKGVIHPNRASRSVSRYDQALEKAKSAS
- the cgtA gene encoding Obg family GTPase CgtA is translated as GNSSFSNSTHQAPAFKELGLPGEERELRLELRVLSDVGLVGLPNAGKSSLLAALSAARPKVGDYPFTTLAPKLGVVDGKAVREPFTIADIPGLISGASQGRGLGNQFLRHVARARVLVFVLDASEDPEGSEGVLWAELAAAGLSEKPVVVALNKVDLLDDELRDYLRESFPGALHVSAQTGEGLQELRELLEEKVRELAEAPGETDEDHTVYRPSWNGLRVERDEAGRYVVLGAEAERIALKTDWENREALEHFQRELERQGIVGALRRAGAEEGDEIRIGEQVFDFQ
- a CDS encoding ComEA family DNA-binding protein, with product MPGWDFESATTRNSRSTRRRFRLPDHLTRYKPQITVSSLVVILLLGGAFYSARLSESAPEVVYSASLEEVAEESGEPLRVDLNTADGEALQDLPGVGPATAEDIIDYRRSNGLFGSVEELEEVDGIGPKTLEEIEPLAEV
- the dnaJ gene encoding molecular chaperone DnaJ, which gives rise to MPTKRDYYEVLGVSRGASDQDIKKAYRRQARDHHPDANPEDSGAEERFKELTEAYEVLSNPESRQAYDTYGHEVPRGGGGGGGDPFGGFGDIFETFFGDRFGGGGSFFGGGGRSAGPRRGADAEAEVELSLQEAAFGASRDVNVQLVSNCPVCEGTGGEKTHTCGTCGGAGAVRNTRQSMLGQMITEEVCPGCSGRGRVIEVGCENCRQSGRVSEVVTKHIDIPEGIDSGMRLRVSGAGHAGEPGAPPGDLYVDIAVKEDPELMRDGEDLIHRMRVSFVEASLGTEVEVPTLEGTTEVRVEPGSQPGSTITLRGEGMPRLRRRGRGDLKVLVDVMVPTRLSSEQRDLLKRFEEASGEETYNGTGASFFDRLRGVFR